GGGGGAGCACAGAAGAAAGATCATTTTATGGTTTCTTTAGAGTTGCAAATCGATGCAGGTAAAATGTCTCCGTACATCTCAAAAGTTTCTAGTAGTACCCCTACTGGATACACGAATAATGTACATTTCATGAACTTAAGTATTATTATTGCTGTGATTTATGCTGCAATGCTCTTCTTTGGCATAATGTTGCGGCATCTGTTATATTCCCTACGTCCTCTTTGTGTACTTTCGCTGCAATTGTGTTTGTATTAAGACTATGGGTTGTATGTGTCTGTTGTACATTCCATGTTTACTTGTTGGTGCGGTGAATTAGCACTTGGTCatcttttcttatcttttttgATTTAGGATTATAGAGTTGGACAGGCTTTCCTTTAGTAATGAGAGGAATTTATGATTTACGAGAAGGATTATGCCGTTGGACTATCTCTTTTGCATAATAAGAGGAAACTAATGATATCAATCACGTTCTATTGTTTGAAGATTTCATTTGATGTGGTATTTTGATGTTTGCAAATCAATCTCCATGGAGGACACGGTAAGAGGTTTTACTAGGAAGTTTTGGATACTTCCATCCACAAGGGAGATGGAACATAGTGTTGTTCTTCTGTTTGGCATGCGGAAATGACTGTAGAAGTGTTGTTTTGAGATTGTTTCAGAGAAAATCACTTTGTTCTTGCCGCACGGTGATAGCGAGAGGGGATGGGATTGAGATTTGAACTTCTTGGAAGAGTTGGGTCCAGAATACAGAGATTTCTAAATAACTATGAGATGTACCTTATTGATGTTGGGATTAAACCCGGGCAGGTTATGCATATAGCTAAGGCTGCCTCGGCATCACACCCTCCTTTGAGATGGCATGTGTTCTATAAATCTGATACAAAGCACCCTTTTCCCCTTATGATCAGGAATTGGACAGTGTCTTCTGGTAATAGTGCCTAAGGATATGCCGCCATATTCTTTCAGAGAAACATGCATGGCAGTGTATTATTTCAGCTGCAGTGGCCATCCGTTTGATTGGAAGTTCTAATGTGTTAGTGAACTGTTTATTTGGAGTTCTTTGAAAACTATTAGATTGAAGGCGCAGAGCAAGACTAACGCTTTCTTCTGACTTTTCCTTCTACTAAACGTTCTATATGTTGTTGCAAAGAAGTTGATTTTTTAGGTCCGTTGAAACAACCTCCCCCCAAGTAAACACAACCCTTCAACCCTAGATAGGTAGTTTTGTACGCAATGGGCCGTTCTGGTGTCATTTGGTCCTATCTACTGCAGTGATGTAGAAGGTGTGCAGCTTAACTCAATTTCCCCACAAACTTTGAGCAAATGCATGAAACAGTGATACTGTCCAACTCGATTGAATTGTGTGACCTCCCGGTGGTCAAGGTCCGTGAAATTAGAATACGATGATGAACCTAGTCTATTACCGCAATCGAAAGGAATGAAGTAGATACACCACTGCTGAACCAGACATGAATGCGTAAACTTATTGACATCCATCGTAAGGCATTGTGTTTCtatttgtttcaaaaaagagaaaacagacTTTAACATCACATCAGCGATCGCAGGAGGAAGAACGAAGATGAATTAAATGTCAAAACTCGAGATCAACGTACGAGGATTACACGAGCTAGGAGAAAATCAtcatttttgctttgttttaacAGAAACTCCTTTGTACATCTCAACTTCGTCCTTGAGCGCATCTCGACGGGGTCACGCGAGCTTGTTGTTTGGATCAAAAAGCAGGACTTCTTCAAATGCCTTGAGAGCAGACTTcaactctttcttcttctcataGGCGTCTCCGAGGTTGTTCCAAGCTGTGACATAGCCCGGTTGTAGCTTCACGGCAGTCTCAAATTGAGTGACTCCCTTTTCGAGCTTTCCATCACGGATGTAACTGACTCCAAGGGCATTATAGACCTGTTACATTTTAtggggaaagaaaaaggaatattAGAAAAAGGAAATGGATTCTCTCCGGTCCAAAGTTGGATTGGACGAGACAGTCCATGTATGGACCGTCCATTTGCTGCAATGAATGGTTgaaatttgttcaaaaactcTTCCATGGAAGGTTTTTGAACAACTCCAGACCATTCATTACACCAATGGCCGGTCCCAAATCAGAGGACCCCAACAAGAGTACATTAGCATGATTAACTACGTTTCTGTCTCTGTTTTCTGTGATTTCTGTTTCTGCTGTGTTTGGACCGCACAATGTGAGCAGAATAGAAAATGAATGAGAAAAGGTATCCAAATTTTGTCCTTTGTCTTTTCGTTTTCTTCCAAAAACTTGTACCAGAAGTCCAAGATTCAAACACGACCCAAAGATTTCTTCATCGCTAGCCCGATAGTTCTCGTCATCTCATGGAAACTATATGAGAGTTAGATGGGTGCATCTCTTAATATAAGATTCAAGGTTCTGGACGAACAAAAGAAACCTGACTATCCAATTACAGACCTGACATTTAGGAATACTGAATGCTAACTATCAATGGATCAGAGGGCAACACTCGTATAGCCTTTGCATCTATAACCTACAATTACCCAAACAGtaccatcttcttcttcttttttgttagaATATAGTGAGGGGTAGTTAGGTCTTTTTATCATATCACTCTTCTCTATAAATTAATATTATGTGTTTATTAGGGTTAAGACCCCGTTCTGCtaagaattttttctttaagtACTTTtagtctttattcaaatttttttcgcctttgttctatttgtgccaaatttttttgactttttgatttgtttcgtcgagacgaattggaaaagtaaaaacattttacttttacccaaatactttgagaaataaccacttttaagtaaaaaaaagttgactttttttttattacttaaaagtggttctttcccaaaatatttgggtaaaagcaaaatttttatacttttccgattcgtctaaaaaaagtgaagaaaatttggcacaaaactaacaaatgaaaaaaaattcaaataaggacaaaaataaataaaggtcCTAAAAGTACTTTTAGTGCTTAGTGGAATGGGGTCTAGGTTAACCCTAAACACTCATAATATGATACAAAGACCTAACTACCCCTCACTATATTCtaacatttttctttcaactttatCAATTTATATGACGTCTAAGGGAGAGATATAGTTATATACTTGAGCAAGATCTTGATCATCTCCATCCCATTTCTCGATCGCCTGAAGCAAGTATTTAATAGCTGCAGGGTAAAATTTCCTCCTCAACATTACTGCTCCAAGTTCAAAATACTCAGTTGCACAGGCATCACCACTTCGTACTTGCTCCTGAGATATAttgaaagggggaaaaaaacacaGAGAGTGTAAACATTATGTAGAAGCTCCATCTGGCATTCACCAAACTAAGGAACTCAAAAGACATGTAACCAATGAGGAAAACAGTTGGTATACTCTGCAAAAGCTGGGatagcctttttcatttttgggaTCTAATGATGCAAACGAATTCACATTCAATGGGAAACTATAGATTGTGACAAACAAGTGATTATAGGACAACTATAATGAACTCAAAGATAAATCTATATTGAACATGCAAAGCATGAATCGCATATTACCCAGGAAATCAAGATTAAGGAACTAAAATATCCACCAGTTGCATAGACCTCGCCATGGCATCAAGCATCAGGTAACCATGGTTTCAACTTAGATATTGGTTATACCGTTGGTACTAGTCCCGCAGGTAGCATCAATAGTTGGCCTCGAAGTTCTAGACAAGTGGCCCTCAACAATAACACGCTCCTAAGAGTTTTCATGGAATAGTTATATCTGTTTTAGTTGACGGATACTTAGTCGTTCTAAAAGCAGGAACAGACTGATTCTAAGTAGAGAAGTTTTTGATGAAAATGGATGTAGCTTTCCAGAACAAGAAAGGCGTAACTGGAACTGACTTTCCCAGCCGTAAGAATGTATTAGGATAATAATAATGGATTCATAGTGGGCAGTTGTTCTCCAATCACTCACCATTTAATTTCACCTATGCTAATAGAAAATGTGCCAATTTCCCACCTTGTATTTGCTATAACATCTCGtcttatatttttcaacaaaattcctACCATACGTCACTCTCAGTATTTAATCAATTGGAGCCCTTTATGTATTCCACTCTGATCAATTGGAGCATGCACTTTCTACTTTTATCAAAGCCCTAGTTAAGATGTGCCATCAGAAGCAAGAGAGAGCATGTGGAAAAAGCTGAaatttttagcatgcaagagaTAACCTCAGCAAAAATTTCTACTTTTCTGTTCAGAGATGGAAATGTGTAGGTTCAAACCTTAGTTACACGAAGCAGGAGCGGGGACGGGAGCGGAGACGGGGGAGTGGATGATCATAGAAGGGTGGGAGGGCCATTGGGTTTGGGAGCGGttaagaaaaattattaaaattataaatatattttggatttttataTAGTTAAATgtcaaaatgaaaatattattccaccacataaaatatttttaaaattatgagtTCCTAGttaaatttcaatatttttattgtagcacatgattacagAATAGAGATattgtgcatattaagtaggcgtaAAATTTAAAGGCATTATtatgactctagaaggttaaGATAAGATGTGCAcaccaacaagaacaaaacaactttaaaaaggtaccaattgcaatttgaatcgtaagtctctcaaccgttttttgggtgtaagttcctatataggtaaggaacgagttcccgtTGTCATTGGAACgagtttcttggagtttcctcCGACAGGATTGCGGAGTCGAAGAAATGTGGACATAGTTGAAGGTTCCTCCAACTAAGGTTCAAACCTTAGTATCTTGTATAGTGGTACTTCCACTTTTTCAAGAGCAGCATACAGGGTAAGTGGATGGAACATAATAACATATGAACAATCAGGAAGTATGAAGGAACCATTATATTTGGCattcagaaacaaaaaaataagtgtgaagaTTCACTTAATTCTCCAATAAATGTACAAGTTAGAAGTCAAAAGCAAGTAATATAGAAGAAAGATAGCGGTTCTTACTTGCAATTCTTTGGTAGAAAGGTCAAGTTCTCTGCGCACAAGAACTTGACGAATCACAAAGAAAGTTCCAACCCCAAGTAGACCCAATAATATAAGCAGGTAGGAGAGCTGGATTCCCAATTCAAACAGTTCTCCAATCTCATAAACCGCATTCATTTTGAAGTATTCACTGGCTTGTACCACTTGTGCAGATGTCAACCACGAGATTGATCCACATGATAAAGCCACCAAACTTAACGGCCCTTTTGTATTTGCAATCTCCTCAGCAATCAACAGGCTCCGTGGAATGTCTGAAACACAATTATAATTTGACTCAACTAGCTGCTTTGAGAGGTAgataagaaaaagtaaaaaactagtGATAGGTGCAAAGAAACCACAAGATAACGTAATAAACATATTATAAGAATGCTAGAGACTGTATACATCTCAAAAGAGAGAGATCCTATGATACTATATTATCTACAGAAGAGAAACTTCCTTGGAGACATCTCAGATAGATATCCAAAATTTGGTTAACACCAAAACGCTCTAAATCCCATCCACAATCTGTCCGAAAGTCCTAGTTGCCCACTAGATGATGAGTCTGCCCGTCTGGGccacaaaattaattaacagTTTAAATACAGCATTATCCAAAAGTGAGATGGACTGGGACATATTGTTAGAAATGCTCCACCAATGTGCATAACAAGATAACCATGTTGAAAGCAGTTTCCACTTTCGATGCAGATTAACCAACAATTGATCCTATTGGACaaacagaagaaaagaagcTGGGCTAGCCCGAACTATTGGAAGGGTCCCGCGGTTGCTCTATTGAGTGGCGGTTCCGAAGAGTCTTTTATATAGTATTACCAGGTGGTTCTATTCTCTTAAATAGGAAGTGCTCTCTGCTCCAGGTGGCAGACTATTGAGTGGTAAATGAGCATGGGCTAATGAGAATAGTAGGGTGGGCGAAAGGTTGACGAAGTGAGATGGGCTATCCTATCCAGACAAAGCAAGGGAAGTAGATAGGCGGGGAACTGAATGCATGAAACAAGAAGCCATGGCTTTCTCGGATCGTAAGCTATAGTCACTCTGTTGGAAGAAAATGAAGCTTGAATCTATCTCGCTTGCACCTCATTCAGAGTGGTTGATCAGGATGATTCCTGGCGGAATCCAACTCAACCCGTAGAAAAAGCCTTCGACCTCATCCATATGATCtctattgagaaaaaaaaaggtattaGCCGACCGATTTACCTTTCCTACAGCAACTTATTATTATGTTGTGCCTGAAGGCATCGAAAGACCACAATCAAGAAGAGATCATTTGTTCGAAACTTTGTAGTATCAATAGCATAAATGCCTTGCGACCAGCTAATGCATGGACTTATAATGTGGGCCATATTCAATTCTCCTTGACAGAAGAGAAATACAGTAACTTTGGCTAGTGCAACATGAACAACAAAGCAAAACCCATTAAGCCCTTAATTCAGATGGTCAATAAAGAATCATAGAGTATAACAAAATTACCCTCAGATTTTGTTGAGATCAAGGGTGTCCCAATAGCCAGTTCCCTTCCAAGTATCTGCATTCATCCATGATAAGATGGAAATTCAATGACTAATCAAACACATGCATAGTCACTTATCATCCACCTGGTCCTCCATTCTCGGTGGGAATGAGGGACCGCAACCAAAGAACATGAGAAATAAAATCTAGTACTTGAATCTTTCCACCCCCATGTTTATGTCTTTCCCAGCCAACTAGCCTGACGCGATTGACCCTTTGGGTTTGAACCCCAAAAGGTGCCTCCTAAGTTGGATTTGGGATGCCAACAGTTCCCAACACATGGAACAAATAGTACCAAAGTTCATAACCAGATTGAAACACCTAATAAGCATATACTGCTCCATTTGCTACAACCTTAATAACATAATCCTTCAGTAgcacctatgaagcaccaacaccaAGAGGTCGGCTGGTCCTATGTCTGACACGGGGACACACGCGGGACATGGCAAGAAACTATTGGACACGTCACGTGGCGTGTCCattaaatatgcaatttttaaaatgtgtattacttcaaatattttgCGTTAAAAGTGTAATATGCTGTAGATAGGATGCTTGTTTATACAGATTGATACTTCATGCTTTTATATATAACTATGTTATTGATTTCTCCAATCCACTTCGAGAATTAGTTTGGACCTTGTAACTACTATCTtttcaataaaggaaaaaggaagaggaaagttGCATTTCCCTCCTAGTTATGGAAAACTCAGAAACAATACAAAAAACTCGCAATGATATCcataactaaaaacaaaaaaacacacacacctCTATCATATATTTCCTCGATATTTTGAAGCTATTTTTCTCGATAAATCGATATCTTTAAGTTAATCAACTGAGGAAGAACAATCTCTCCTTTTgcttttgtgcattttcttgtCCTTCCACTTACTAAATTCATGAACCCCATATATCATATGCTTTTCCCTAGGACCTCCGCTCAATCACTGATCAATACAACACCACAAACTCGACTGTAGGTTCCGACAACAAATATCTAACCACAGCATAATACTaattccaaacaaaataaaGGAGACCTTACAGGGTCGGCGAGGCTGACTTGAGAGAAGAAAaccatcctcctcctcttctttacTAGTATTTCACTTTGATTCAGCTTGCTGTAGTTGTTATTATCGCTGCTGCGTTGCATCAATTGCCCACCAACTGTTTGCTTCAGGGTCCCAGATAAATCACCAGTAGCGGCTCCCAGTTTCCATAACCTCAGTACGTCGGTTTTGCTTCTTCTTCGATTGATTCGTAAGGTAGCAAGACAAGGGGTCAAACATTTCCAACAACTCTGTCGACAAACCAACAGCTTTGATGTCTTTGTTTTGCCTTCCTTTCTTGCGCTCCATTTTACCACCACCACATCCACTTCAGTGACAACTGCAGCTATTTTTATTGCACAACAAACCCTAGAGTTTCACAAATTTCTCAAATGAAACACTGCATTCTTACTTTCAACAACTACAAACTATAGTTCTAAGAGGTTCCCAATTTGACCCTTGAAGCGTTATGTTtatcaagcttgatttgaaaatttaacaagctttaaaaatatgttcgagCGATCTCAAACGAactttaatcaagccaaactTGAATTGATTTCAAGtagcttaaattttttatacataataATCTAAACGAGCCAAGTAATTGTTTGCtcaaatttggtttgaaatcttaAGGAGCTGTAAGAAAATGTTTAAACTTGATTTGTTCATGTAAGAGTATCTCTACTCCTTACTCAAAtcttgactcaaactcaaatttgagtaaaaatcaaccaaaacctCCTCCACTCCATACCCAAACCTATACCAAATTTGAGCTTTACTCAAATTTAGTTAGACTCAAAcacttactcaaattttttaaggCAAATTTCACACCTTTAATTTTACAATATTGCCATTAaggaagcttttactcaaatttgtgcatATTTGTGCTTAAATTTGAGTTTATCCATTGGAACACGTaataccaaatcaagtttttacccaaaattttacttaaatttgggtaaaaaattaagtaaagaGTGAAGATGCTCTAATAAACCAATCTTAAATAAACTTTTAACGAAATGGAAACTCAAACTCGGGtagattcttttatttttatttttgatcagtACCCTATGGAATATTATTGAAAAGTGGAAAAATTGTTATTGAGATGATATTGATGGCTAAGTGCTATAGAACTGTTCAGTACATGGATTGAGTGACCTTACCAATAGCCTGTCCAATATCTTGAATGGGTCCGTCGTGGCtcggtgaggaaggtattggggAGGGTCATTGATAATGTAGTATTGAGGAGGACGTGATATGAGATCCCTTGTGATTGTTTGTTTCGACTGGGTAGTCGATTatcgtttattgattccactttAATATGAGCATTGTTATTCTGTTGCATCGTATACTTCTCGGATAATtcatttttcaggtgtggaGATGGATTAGTGGAGGTTGAATTGGAGCATTTAAGGATTATTTGGAGAGTTTTTGGACGAATTTTGGGAGCAATAGAGGATTATTTATTtggaggcttttttttttttgggagatgTAAATTTGTATGTGAAGAAAATGGGGCCTGGAAGTGTATGAGTCATGGTTGCAAACATTCTTTAGAaaaacatacatttttgtgtttggttaGCCCAAGAACCTCACTGGGATGAATCAATTCCGTAAGAGGTAAAAAactagggcgctgctattcgcagccctctatttactttcatagcccgttaaaaattttcaattatactcgacagttagttaccgaaattaagatatattttcagcgtccaattaccgaaatataatatttttttcaacagatgtttaccgaaaatgcatgttcggcagttgtttaccgaaagttgaacatattttcgacatgtagttaccgaaatataatcttgttttcaacagcaatttaccgaaatgttatttatgattttcaacaatcatttaccgaaatttagtgggctacgggagtaaatagagggctgcgaatagcggcgcccaaaaACTAAGAAGATTTGAAGGGTAATTACCGAAGAGGAATATGCTTTCATCTTGAAATGCTGGTAGTTGGCCGAATGGCTGTTCGTGttttttaaaggtaaaagtGAGACAAACAAACAAGTACATAGTATAAAGTAACACAAAGCAGATTTTATAGGTATGGACATATAAGCATATGTCGTTGTTTTATTGCGATTATAAATATGTTATTTATGAAAATAGATAATTTTTCTCAAACTTTTTTCTCGAACAAATAATAACCTTATCTGTTAGTTTTACTTTGTCACAAATAACATTATACAGTATGTGTTGTACAGAACAAAATAACACACACATATTACGTTATTTGTGTGACACAAAAAGcacacatataatcttatatgtgTTCTTTATTTGTAGAACCAAGCTAAAACACCTCTCCATTtatacctcttttttttttttttttgaaatccttTGTTTTTATACTTTGTATAATCACaataaaatcaacaaatataGTTATCTTTTCAAATCTATACTTTTTAGTATCACAAAAATActaagatataaaagttatctATGTGAAATCTGCACTTTGTATAATTATAATAAAACCAATAGATGTGATTATTTATCTAAATCTATaccttttattataaaaaaaatgccaaCAGATAAGGTTATTTCTGGACATCGCGACCGAACAGGGACCGACTCCACACTATGGGAGAAAACACCCGAAATGTTTAAGGAAAGTGCTTTCTTATTTCCACCATATTCTTTTTTGGagaattctaaaatcagctcaattgactgacaataatgagtgtgtgaatgtgtattaaagggtataaaaagtatacagaaatacgtgtttttcttgtttttaagtgtgtttatcgtcaacccagtggactgacaatagcaataccgttttttttattttttatttttatcgaaCAGCACTTCCAATAATGGGAAAGATGCATCTAGTGCATggtaaaaggaaaaaacaaagaagaagtcATCATGAAAGAAATAAAGGTCACCAATGTTATACTGTATACAGtaactttttccttttcttcttcttcctcgggTAATTCACCAGCCACATTTCCCACCGGCTATCGCCTCCTCCAGCGAGCCACCACTCcggtaactctctctctctgctttctCTGTTTTTAGCATcaatgaataagaaaaaaaaagaaaaagggaaaaatgtGTGGAGGTTGAGCGGCAGCCGTGGCCACTGTCCGCCGCCGCCGTCCCACCTCTCTTCTcctctgctccttcttcttccttgtcCCCCCTTTCTCCTCTCGTTCTGTTCACCTTGCGTGTACTTAGCTTGGGCTAAGCGTCCTATTGCACCACTTCTTTTGGACGGGAGCccaattttctctttcttctgtACGTGTAAGTCGTGTATgtcttttgttaattttgtgcacAAATATGTCATCAATATACATCTACTTTTGCATACGTAAGTAGAATATGGTAATGACTAATGTGTActgtatttttttgtcaaaagacAAAGAACGGTCACCGAGAGTCTAAATTTCTGGCCACGACTTCGACTGTTGCGACATGTTTGCTTAAGACCCGTTTTAGTAACTCAGCCAAGGCTGATTCGGTACACCTGAAAATAATTGGTAATCTATGTAATTACTACCTTGTCTTAGTAAATATGTTAGCTTTTACCTTTTCCTAGTAAACATGTTGGCTGTTTTTAATACAAACGTTCTTTCATTATTTTGGCATTGCTTattaggaaattttttgggttGAAACGTGTTTGAAAGGTGTCCCACTATTGTTAATTCCTAACTACGCCATTGATGGCACACGTTTAATATGTCAAGATTCTCAGAACCATGTCATTTGCAGAAATCGTAGTGGGTGAGATAGGAAGGGACCATTGTAGCCATCTGAAAGTGAGAAATATCCAGTTCGGTTCATGCAAAAAACAATTCCCAATGAAGTTGTGCTTTGCAATGACAATGAGATAAATCCAAAAGTTTACAAAATGTTGGCATATATTGAAGAGAATTTGTGTTCTCTCATGGTCAATTGTGTGTTGCTTTGTCACTAGCAAAAGCTGTTGCTACTGTGAAAATCTTGATTGAAATAGGAAAGGGAAATCATGGTATTCCCGATTATCGGACAAGAAATGTTGCGTATCAAGAACTGTTAACACTTGCAAAGTGTCATTAACTTGTAAGATTGCTACTTTTTATAATTAGCTTCTAATGTAACAACTTGCATAATTTTTACctaaaataattatattttccAGGATGGATATGCAGCTCACTCCAATCAAGAATATCAATAGTAGCACAAGAAATTGGACAGCCAAAGTCAAGGTCCTTGAAAAATGGAACCCAAGTCCACATAGCCCAGTCAAGCTTCAAAAGTTGATCTTAGCTGATGCAGAggtaagaaaaaagaagaagacatctCTTCATGTTCAAACACTGCATTGTTTACAAATCTGCAATAAACTAACTGACATAGACCTCATAATTTTCATACAATTGGTACCACTTATTCAGGGAAGCAGAGTCCAAGCAACAATCATTGAAGATGATATTGAGAAATTGGAAGACACTCTGCAATTTTACAACACATATCTAATTTCTAATGCAGACGTCAAATATGTTTCGCCGAAGTATCGTCTCGATAACTTTGAGTGGCAATGGACAATCAATGCCAGAACATTGATTCAAACTGTTGATGAATCTCTATCTCATGAAAATCTTCTCAATCTTGATTTCGTACCATTTGAACAGTTTGAACAGCATGCTGGTGGACAAACAACTATTGGTAATTCTTACTTCATATTGAGAAATCTTATTGATAACATACACTCACTCATCATTACATTAGCTATTTATTTCTCTTCAACAGATATATTAGCAGCTGTTGCACGAGTCAAACCTCCCAAGGTTCTTAGTAAACCTGGAAATCCAATAGCACAAGAGATTATTCTCATTAATCAAGAGTAAGAGTACTCAAAGTTTTGgataatttatttcaaaattattgGACAAATTAAGTGCTATGAAAGCTCATTTTGTACCATAGGTTGAAGCCAATTATCTTGACCTTTTGGGATGATTTCATAACAAGAGAAGGACAGTTGTTACAAGATACCAGCCCATATCCAGTATTGATTGGAATTCGTCTCAGAGTTAATACATACAATGGTTTGACTTGGAATCTCTAAATTTGGTTACAATACAAAATAACTATGAAAAAGAACATTAACCAAATTATTTCTTGCAGGTCATTCATTGTCAACTCGACCAGGAAGTTCTTTTGTCATAGATCCAGACACAATGGCTGCACATACACTGAAAGCTTGGTATGACTCTTCGCCATATATAATATGGATATTCCAAATAGTGGTAGTCTAATAAAGCTTGAGATATAGGTGCACTGCAAACAAAGAAACTGTTGAGCAGCTTTGTGATGAATTCTTGGCTAAACCAATCCTTCGAATAGTACCAAATCCAAATGATAAGGATATTATAAGCATCACAGATGTTCCAAAGACACCAGAAATGGTGAGTAAACAAGTTtcgtatataaatatatattgctCTCTGTAATGTATTCTAAATTAATTTGGATAATGCCGCAGGTTGAGAAGCAAATGTATTGGATCCAAGGCAAGATATCAGTTGTATCATTGAACCAAAACTTCTGGCACATGGCCTGCCCCAACTGTCGAAAATCCATCAGTGCAAGAGATGAAGTGATATTTGATTGTTTCAATTGCAACAGAAAAAAAGTTATGGCAAAACCAAGGTTAGAATTATttctcattgaaaaatattttgctaATATGCCCCAATTAACATTGCAAAAATAATTGCAGTGTGAAATTTGAAGTTCTATTGACCGATGCTTTTGGTTCAATGACTGCAACAATGTTTGAGGACTATGCTGAAGAATATTTCTTAGTTGATGGAAAAAAACTCATGAAATTTGCTGCAGAGGTAAATTTTGATTCTGTAAGTTTGCTTACTTTCTACTTATGAGATGAACTACTTATGAGATAAATGTTCTTTTTAGCAGAAAGACCAAAATGTCATTACTGTCTTTCCAAAGTTGGCCTTGGAAAATGAGTATCGCATCCAGCTGAAACCACGAGAATATCCTTCACGTGGTG
This DNA window, taken from Rhododendron vialii isolate Sample 1 chromosome 8a, ASM3025357v1, encodes the following:
- the LOC131336365 gene encoding tetratricopeptide repeat domain-containing protein PYG7, chloroplastic-like — protein: MTYLCTKLTKDIHDLHVQKKEKIGLPSKRSGAIGRLAQAKYTQEKAERESYRSGGSLEEAIAGGKCGWVCCAIKIAAVVTEVDVVVVKWSARKEGKTKTSKLLVCRQSCWKCLTPCLATLRINRRRSKTDVLRLWKLGAATGDLSGTLKQTVGGQLMQRSSDNNNYSKLNQSEILVKKRRRMVFFSQVSLADPILGRELAIGTPLISTKSEDIPRSLLIAEEIANTKGPLSLVALSCGSISWLTSAQVVQASEYFKMNAVYEIGELFELGIQLSYLLILLGLLGVGTFFVIRQVLVRRELDLSTKELQEQVRSGDACATEYFELGAVMLRRKFYPAAIKYLLQAIEKWDGDDQDLAQVYNALGVSYIRDGKLEKGVTQFETAVKLQPGYVTAWNNLGDAYEKKKELKSALKAFEEVLLFDPNNKLA
- the LOC131298822 gene encoding replication protein A 70 kDa DNA-binding subunit B-like isoform X1 yields the protein MDMQLTPIKNINSSTRNWTAKVKVLEKWNPSPHSPVKLQKLILADAEGSRVQATIIEDDIEKLEDTLQFYNTYLISNADVKYVSPKYRLDNFEWQWTINARTLIQTVDESLSHENLLNLDFVPFEQFEQHAGGQTTIDILAAVARVKPPKVLSKPGNPIAQEIILINQELKPIILTFWDDFITREGQLLQDTSPYPVLIGIRLRVNTYNGHSLSTRPGSSFVIDPDTMAAHTLKAWCTANKETVEQLCDEFLAKPILRIVPNPNDKDIISITDVPKTPEMVEKQMYWIQGKISVVSLNQNFWHMACPNCRKSISARDEVIFDCFNCNRKKVMAKPSVKFEVLLTDAFGSMTATMFEDYAEEYFLVDGKKLMKFAAEQKDQNVITVFPKLALENEYRIQLKPREYPSRGVKVLAYNINSIKPAATEDKANEDPLTETEKYSSVASEVTFESPKLQLSEHAKTSTNQLLRLHLDFSDSSQQKTRPESCPTSAEKTGWLNLRFGIFAGAVALTGIGVLVYLKRSNL
- the LOC131298831 gene encoding uncharacterized protein LOC131298831, which produces MFPGRGLQRSSLRLFLMNDSEGGAQKKDHFMVSLELQIDAGKMSPYISKVSSSTPTGYTNNVHFMNLSIIIAVIYAAMLFFGIMLRHLLYSLRPLCVLSLQLIIELDRLSFSNERNL
- the LOC131298822 gene encoding replication protein A 70 kDa DNA-binding subunit B-like isoform X2, which gives rise to MDMQLTPIKNINSSTRNWTAKVKVLEKWNPSPHSPVKLQKLILADAEGSRVQATIIEDDIEKLEDTLQFYNTYLISNADVKYVSPKYRLDNFEWQWTINARTLIQTVDESLSHENLLNLDFVPFEQFEQHAGGQTTIDILAAVARVKPPKVLSKPGNPIAQEIILINQELKPIILTFWDDFITREGQLLQDTSPYPVLIGIRLRVNTYNGHSLSTRPGSSFVIDPDTMAAHTLKAWCTANKETVEQLCDEFLAKPILRIVPNPNDKDIISITDVPKTPEMVEKQMYWIQGKISVVSLNQNFWHMACPNCRKSISARDEVIFDCFNCNRKKVMAKPSVKFEVLLTDAFGSMTATMFEDYAEEYFLVDGKKLMKFAAEKDQNVITVFPKLALENEYRIQLKPREYPSRGVKVLAYNINSIKPAATEDKANEDPLTETEKYSSVASEVTFESPKLQLSEHAKTSTNQLLRLHLDFSDSSQQKTRPESCPTSAEKTGWLNLRFGIFAGAVALTGIGVLVYLKRSNL